The following are from one region of the Penaeus vannamei isolate JL-2024 chromosome 28, ASM4276789v1, whole genome shotgun sequence genome:
- the LOC138867140 gene encoding uncharacterized protein has protein sequence MEMISGRGQVRSGRAVVGLDVVSHTLPRSFRTPTTQPCCPPTTHPELPEDICSDPGCAGCQPDLCAGDPDLQFTGGSPFPAHIYPSVLTSGWGAGGEDDCLSCSLSSQPPCVCPDPRCSGSQVTPSPFWGHHEHHEHRQQQQQQTQSAETDVQVTRTASECTLPKLLSIEEQLTTALGRPPDAQVQTRSHNRKMPPASHRLSRSVEDLPKDIKEHILKCQCSCDHLGYGNFSNTKDPAIKRAIQSDSWNF, from the exons ATGGAGATGATTTCCGGCCGGGGGCAGGTTCGGAGTGGGAGGGCGGTGGTCGGCCTCGACGTGGTGAGTCACACGCTGCCTCGGAGTTTCCGCACGCCCACGACTCAGCCCTGCTGCCCGCCCACGACCCACCCGGAGCTCCCCGAGGACATCTGCAGCGACCCCGGCTGTGCGGGATGCCAGCCCGACCTGTGTGCGGGCGACCCTGACCTCCAGTTCACGGGCGGCTCCCCCTTCCCAGCCCACATCTACCCTAGTGTCTTAACGagcgggtggggggcggggggcgaggacGACTGCCTCTCCTGCAGCCTGTCCTCGCAGCCGCCCTGCGTGTGTCCCGACCCTCGCTGCAGCGGGAGCCAGGTGACCCCCTCGCCCTTCTGGGGGCACCACGAGCACCACGAGCACcgccagcagcaacagcaacagaccCAGAGCGCAGAGACAGACGTGCAAGTTACCCGCACGGCTTCCGAATGCACG CTGCCAAAACTCCTGAGCATAGAGGAGCAACTTACAACCGCCTTGGGTCGACCACCTGACGCCCAAGTGCAAACTCGATCACACAACCGGAAGATGCCTCCTGCTTCCCACCGCCTCAGTAGGAGTGTGGAGGATTTGCCTAAGGATATCAAGGAGCACATCCTCAAGTGCCAGTGTTCCTGTGATCACCTTGGCTATGGCAACTTTTCG aACACAAAGGATCCAGCAATTAAGCGAGCTATTCAATCTGATAGTTGGaacttttaa